The following coding sequences are from one Phycisphaeraceae bacterium window:
- the yidD gene encoding membrane protein insertion efficiency factor YidD: MLAGWIRGAVVAALVLLVRIYQATLGPFLGGRCRFVPSCSEYAIEAIRERGPVVGAYLAARRLLRCHPFGGSGFDPVPLAQHRCRATEVK; encoded by the coding sequence ATGCTGGCAGGCTGGATTCGGGGTGCGGTGGTCGCCGCGCTGGTCCTGCTGGTGCGGATCTACCAGGCAACGCTCGGGCCGTTCCTGGGGGGCCGGTGCCGGTTTGTCCCCTCGTGCAGTGAGTATGCGATCGAGGCGATTCGCGAGCGGGGGCCGGTGGTTGGGGCATACCTCGCGGCCCGGCGGCTGCTGCGGTGCCACCCATTTGGGGGATCCGGATTCGACCCGGTGCCGCTTGCGCAGCACCGGTGCCGAGCAACCGAGGTCAAGTGA
- a CDS encoding TetR/AcrR family transcriptional regulator: MSRLPAAKRREQLLDTAARLFAKFGYAGATTAQIARDAGITEPIIYRHFDSKRDLFIALIERTGDDTIRLWEHELSTAPDPAERLKRLIGANPMVSTRHEPPSPGRALYRVIIQAMTEVEDPQILAALSSHMRKLHAFLTGEVRRAQEGGQVSRRFSPEVTAWALIHMGLGYGTLAVLEIPGHGTDQSGVHVSDLIGELMLGERYRKPAE, encoded by the coding sequence ATGAGCAGGCTGCCGGCGGCCAAACGAAGGGAGCAGCTCCTCGATACCGCCGCGAGGCTGTTCGCGAAGTTCGGCTACGCCGGGGCGACGACCGCGCAGATCGCCCGGGACGCGGGGATCACCGAGCCGATCATCTATAGGCACTTTGACTCGAAGCGAGACCTGTTCATCGCGCTGATCGAGCGCACGGGCGACGACACGATCCGCCTGTGGGAGCACGAACTGAGTACCGCGCCCGACCCGGCGGAGCGGCTCAAGCGGCTGATCGGGGCGAACCCGATGGTCTCGACGCGGCACGAGCCGCCGTCGCCCGGGAGGGCCCTGTACCGGGTGATCATCCAGGCGATGACCGAGGTGGAGGACCCGCAGATCCTGGCGGCGCTGTCGAGCCACATGCGGAAGCTGCACGCCTTCCTGACCGGCGAGGTTCGGCGCGCCCAGGAGGGCGGGCAGGTGTCGCGCCGGTTCAGCCCGGAGGTCACCGCGTGGGCGTTGATCCACATGGGGCTTGGGTACGGCACGCTGGCGGTCCTGGAGATCCCGGGGCACGGGACGGACCAGTCGGGCGTGCACGTGTCGGACCTGATCGGCGAGTTGATGCTGGGGGAGCGGTACCGCAAGCCGGCGGAATAG